The DNA segment TTCCAGTTCTGCCGGAGGTCGGCGGCCAGGCCCTTGGCCTTCGGCGAGAGCTGGGCGTTGCGGGAGAGCGGGAGGATCGCGACCTTGACCGGCGCCAGGCGCGGGTCGAGGCGCATCACTGCGCGCTTCTCCATGACGCCCTTGGCGTTCGGCGCCTCGTCCTCGTTGTAGGCGTCGAGGAGGAAGGCCAGCATCGCGCGGCCGACACCGGCCGCCGGCTCGATGACGTACGGGGTGTAGCGCTCGCCCTTCTCCTGGTCGAAGTAGGAGAGGTCGGTGCCGGACGCCTTGGAGTGGGCCGTGAGGTCGTAGTCGGTGCGGTTGGCGACGCCCTCCAGCTCACCCCACTCGCTGCCGCCGAAGCGGAAGCGGTACTCGATGTCGGCGGTGCGCTTGGAGTAGTGGGAGAGCTTCTCCTGCGGGTGCTCGAACCACCGCATGTTCTCCTCGCGCATGCCGAGGCCGGTGTACCAGTTCCAGCGCTGCTGCATCCAGTACTCCTGCCACTCCTCGTCCTCGCCCGGCTTGACGAAGAACTCCATCTCCATCTGCTCGAACTCGCGCGTGCGGAAGATGAAGTTGCCCGGCGTGATCTCGTTGCGGAAGGACTTGCCCATCTGCGCGATGCCGAACGGGGGCTTCTTGCGCGAGGTGGTCTGCACCTGGGAGAAGTTGGTGAAGATGCCCTGGGCGGTCTCGGGGCGCAGGTAGGCGACCGAGCCGGAGTCCTGGGTGGGGCCGAGGTGGGTGGAGAGCAGGCCGGAGAACTGCTTGGGCTCGGTGAAGGTGCCCTTGTTGCCGCAGTTGGGGCAGTTCAGGTCGGCGAGGCCGTTGGCCGGCGCCTTGCCGTGCTTCTCCTCGTACGCCTCCTCCAGGTGGTCCGCGCGGTAGCGCTTGTGGCAGGAGGTGCACTCGGTGAGCGGGTCGGAGAAC comes from the Streptomyces sp. NBC_00525 genome and includes:
- a CDS encoding glycine--tRNA ligase, which produces MAADKIDTIVSLSKRRGFVYPCSEIYGGQKAAWDYGPLGVELKENLKRQWWRYMVTSREDVVGLDSSVILAPEVWVASGHVATFSDPLTECTSCHKRYRADHLEEAYEEKHGKAPANGLADLNCPNCGNKGTFTEPKQFSGLLSTHLGPTQDSGSVAYLRPETAQGIFTNFSQVQTTSRKKPPFGIAQMGKSFRNEITPGNFIFRTREFEQMEMEFFVKPGEDEEWQEYWMQQRWNWYTGLGMREENMRWFEHPQEKLSHYSKRTADIEYRFRFGGSEWGELEGVANRTDYDLTAHSKASGTDLSYFDQEKGERYTPYVIEPAAGVGRAMLAFLLDAYNEDEAPNAKGVMEKRAVMRLDPRLAPVKVAILPLSRNAQLSPKAKGLAADLRQNWNIEFDDAGAIGRRYRRQDEIGTPFCVTVDFDTLDDNAVTVRERDTMKQERVSLDQIQGYLATRLIGC